From the Planktothricoides raciborskii GIHE-MW2 genome, the window ACGAGTCAGAGGAATGGCCACCGGGAATCTATTTTCTGCCAAAATTTTTTTATACGGGACTGGTGGCAATTCACCAGCTACCCGTGACACCAGAAACTCTCTGGTTGCGGGTTTTGGGTCGGGGAGAAGTCCAAAAAGCGGCGATCGATGAGTTGGTAGCTTTGCCAGAAGCCAATCCTTTACGGCGTTATCTGCTGGAAATCTTGGCATCCTGGCGGATCAATGTGGAATTAAGTCAAAATTTAGATGAGCAAGAAAAACAGGAGTTGACTATGAACTTATCACCGGCATATTTACGTTTGCGAGAAGAAACTTTTCAAGAAGGTCGTCAAGAAGGTCTTCAAGAAGAACGCCGTTCAATGATAGAAAATTTCCTGCGAGTTCGCTTTGGAGAAGTGGATGAGCAATTGTCTCAGATTATTGAGTCAATGTTAGGATTGCCTACGGCAGAATTGGCCGTAATGTTGCTGAATTTTTCCCGGTCTGAGTTGTTAGAAAGATTTGATCAAAATCCTTAATTCTGTAGTAGGGACACGGCATTGCCGTGTCCCTACAAGGCAATGCCGTGTCCTTGGTCAAGTCATACCAAAAATATCTGAATAATTAATCCTGATAGTCTTGGCGTTATTTTTCTTTTAACCAATTATCTAATTCTCGTAATCTGATAGAATATATGGGACATTTTGCTAATGCGTCTTTTGTAGCAGACTCGTTTTTCAAATAATCCATTACTGGTGCTAGAATACAATAAGCTTCTGGCCGATCGCCGTTAATTGCGATCGCTTCTTCCAGGGATTTTTTCGCCTTTTCGTATGCGTCCAGGCAGAGTTGTGCTCTACCCAGGTTAGTCAGCAAGGCATATTTTACTGAATTATTTGTAACGATCTTTAAACCCTCTAAAAATAGGGAAGCTGCCCGGTGACAATTTTGATCTAGCGCATAGAAAAGTTCGATCCGCCCTCGGTTATTATAAGCTGTGGCGTTTTGATATTTCATAGCTTCCTCATATTGCCGAATCGCTGAATCAATATCGTTTTGGTCTTCATAAAGGGAGCCAAGATTATAATAAGCTTGGTCGTAATCAGACTTTAGTAATATTGCTATTTGATAGTAACTTTTAGCCCGGTTAAACTGCTGATTTTTGTGATATAAAATTCCCACTTTATTCATCTCAACAGCCAGTTTATTTGACTCAACAGCCAGTTTATTTGACGCAAAATGCCAGACGAACCCCAATGCCGTTAGTAATAATATTACAGAAGCGATCGCTTTCTTTGCTTTAAGAATTTTTTCTATTATATCCTTAAATGGGATAATTTTGCCTGCCGAATCACCAGATTTAAAACATTCTAAACCTTCTAAAGATGCTAAATCATTTAACCGGGATAAAATAACTTCGGTACTAGAGGGACGTTCCCTGGGAAACAAAGCCATCATCTCATCCAGTAAATCTGCCAATTTATCGGGAATTTCCGATGCGCGATCGCGCCAAATTAAATCCCCGTTAGTTTCATTTTCTGGTAAATTAATCGGCACAATTCCCGTCAGCAAATGCACCATTGTCCGACCGAGGGCAAAGAAATCTGATTGAGGCACCGCTTTGCCATTAATTTGCTCAATTGGGGTATAACCTTCTGGAGACATTAATCTCGTATGTTCCCGATCTTCTCCTAACTTTACCAGATAAGTATTGTTAATTTGCCTGACTCCCCCAAAGTCAATTAAAACCAGCTTGCCGTTCGGTTGCAGCATAATATTTTCTGGCTTAATATCTCGGTGAAAGTAATGATTTTGGTGCAGTTCTTGCAATATTTCCAGCAGTTGTTTTAACCAGTCAATTGCCAATGACGAGGCAATCGGTTGACGATCTCTTTGCTTTAACCAGGTTAATAAATTTTCCCCGGCAATTTTTTCCATCACCAAACAATGAATGGTTTCCTGGTCATTTTCAATGGTAAAATATCCCTGGGGTTCGACCTTGGGAATGCCGGGATGATTGAGATAGCTTAAAACTTTTGCTTCTCTTTGAAAAAGCGCGATCGCCTTGTCTTTCTCTGATGCGGGAATATTGTCTAAATTGAGAACTTTGAGAACTTTAATAACTTTAACTTTATGGCAAGACTTTTCATCCCGGACAGCAAAAACTTCGCCAAAGCCCCCTGACCCAAGCTTTTCCACAATTATATAGCGATTTTGCACCCGCATTCCGGTAGATAACATAAGCAACTCACTGGAATATGTGCTTAAATTGGTTAACAATATACTTCATTACCACGGGCTGAAGGGTAAACATCACTGGATCGGAGTCGCTGGTTTTTTCCGTAATTTTTTCAATCAGCGATCGCCTTGCTAAAGACTCCAAAACTTCGAGAATTTGCGAGTGAGAAACCGCTGGGGAAATTTTATCCCGCATTTGGGAAATAGTTACAGGTGATTCAGCGGTAGCAATGCGATAAATTACCTTTTTTTCTATCTCGGAAAGTCGCTCAAACTGCCGGTCTAAAACCTCACTCAATTGTCCCACAAATATAGTATTTTGTTGGATAAATTCCGAACTTTTCCCATTAAATAATTCTAAAATGGTATCAGCGATAATTTTTAACGCCAAGGGGTTGCCTCGGTAGCGTTGAATCAGTATATCCCATTCCGGTTCTTCGACTAATCCTTGTTCTTGCAAAAGTTGTCGGGCTGCCCTTTTTTGCAGTCCCGATATTTTTAAACAACGCACCGGACGCTTATGACCTTCTAGCTTGACAATTTCACGGGGTTTTTCGTGACTGGTAATGACAAAGCAGCTTTGATGAGGCAATGCGCCAATTTGATGGAATAACTTGGCATAATCTTCATAGCCTGGGCGATATTTTCCCGCCAGGTCGTTATTACTAAGAAGGGATTCTAAGCCATCAATAATAATTAAACAACGGTGGGAATTGCACAATTCAACTAACCGATTGATGCTACTTTCTAAGGTATCTGGTAATGCTTTTTTGGTTTGATAATTGGGGATTGATTTAAGCAAATTGGGGATAAATTTTTCTAAAGGCGGGGCATATTGCAGACTGCGCCAAATGACGATTTTAAACCGATATTGTAGCTGTTTTGCTAGTTGGATGGCCATGGTGGTTTTGCCAATTCCTCCCATGCCCAAAATTGCGATTAAGCGGCAGTTTTCTTCGCCAATCCATTCGCTCATTTGTGTCAATTCTAAGGTGCGATCGTAAAAAATGCCCACCTCTGGGCAGCTATCCCAATCAATGTATTGACCGTCGCTGAATTCTTCCAGGTCGGCGCCGGGGCGATCGGCAATTGAGCGCCAGTCGAAGCCTAAAACTTGGCAAAAAGCTTTAAATGCAGGGACAGTCACCGGAGATCCGGCTAAAAAACGTCTCCAGGTGGCTTCGGAACAGCCCTCAGCGTAAGGCCCGCCCAGTAGCCACTCTGACTCTGGATCCAAAACTTCACTGGCGGCCACAAGCCATTCAGCGTCGTCTCGCTTTCGCCCGCTTTCTTTTCGAGCCTGCTGAATTCTTTGTAATCCCAGTTCAGAGGCTTTAAGAGTACCCATGCTACCTGAATATCCTTGTAACTTTCTAGGTTAATTTTAGATCGGTTTGGGGCGCAGATGAAATTTAACTAGGAAGATTTGCCGATCCAACACTGACCTGGATTTTTGCTGAAAAATAGGCGAGCGGAGAAATTAGGCAGGTTTTAGAACAGTTGAGAAGCTGAAACCGGGTAAGCAACTGAAGTGTTGAAAGAAGCAATTGAGTTGTTAGGTTAAGAACGGCGATCGCCTTTTCAGGGAGCGATCCGGTACGCTTCGCGATCGCTTTTTGGGTGGGCGATCATTAGTTTCTCCATCAAACCAAGGTATTGCCTATATAATTGATTGGACTGAGAACCTAAATGAGGTACTTTTATGGAAGCAAATCTTAACAACATATTGGTAGAACTAAAGCCGCAGATCGAGTAGCTTTTCGTCGGCGATCGCAGGATATTACTGAAGTGGTTAGTGGAATTATGACAACAAGAACCTTTTCTCAAACAGAGAATCCAAAATTCAAGAGGGAAGCTATGAGGCTTTTCGCTTTTGTTTCCCAAGTAGAGAAACCGGGTTTCGCCGAAGTTACCCGGTTTCTAATCCCTACGTTATTTATTGCTGAAATCCCCGGAGGCGATCGCGCAATATTTCCGCTTGTTTTTCCGCCTCAGCTAAAGCATCTTTTGCTCCTTGGACGACATCAGCAGGGGCTTTATCCACAAATTTAGGATTACTTAATCGGCTATTAATTGATTTAATTTCTCCTTCTAATTTGGCTAATTTTTTCTCCATTTTAGCTTTGAAAGCTGCCACATCAATTACCCCAGCTAAGGGCATAATCACCTGCACCGTTCCCACTACACTAGCAATACTTTGGGTCGGTTCTTTGGCCAAAGCCGCCGTAATAGTTAACTCTTCTACTTTGCCCAACAGTTGCAGATAATTTTGGCCACGATTTAGGATATTGCGCTCGCTTTCTGAATCACTTTGTAAGGTGATATTTGCCTTAATTCCTGGTTTAATATCCGCTTCTGCCCGTAAATTGCGAATAGTGCGAATTGTGCCAATAACTAACTCAAACTCTTGTTCAAGTTGGGGATTAATTAAATCATTCTGCAATGCGGGATAAGCTTGGGTGGCTAAAGATTTCCCCCCCTCTGCTTGGGTCAGGGTTTGCCAAATTTCCTCGGTAATATGAGGCATGAAGGGATGCATTAATTTCAGAATGCCTTCTAATACTTGGGCGATAATTTGTTGGGCAACCTGTTTAGAGGCAACATCCTCCCCTTGTAGCCGAGGTTTGACTAATTCAATGTACCAGTCACAGAAGTCACCCCAGATAAATTCATAGAGTCCTTTTGCCGCTTCTCCTAATCCATATTGGTCAATATAGTTAGCAGTTTGGGCGATAGTTTGATGATAACGGGAAAGCAACCAGCGATCGCACAATTCTAGGCGATCGCTTGCGGGAGTTCCTAGCTGTTGCGGAGTTTGTCCCTGCAAATACATCATCACAAACCGGGAAGCATTCCAGAGTTTATTGCAGAAATTTCGGGAAGCTTCCACAGAGATAGACTCATCAGTTTGCCGGTTATATTCTAAACGAATATCTTGACCAGCCCCAGCCACTTCTTTAACTAAAGTATAACGCAGGGCATCAGTCCCATATTTGTCAATTAATAATAAGGGGTCAATGCCATTCCCCGCAGACTTGGACATTTTCTTGCCATTTTCATCCAAAACCAAGCCATGAATATACACATCTTTAAAGGGAATTTGCCCCATAAAATGTTGGGACATCATGGTCATGCGGGCTACCCAGAAAAAGATAATATCAAACCCGGTGACTAAGGTAGTAGTGGGGAAATAAGTATTTAAGTCTGGGGTTTTTTCTGGCCATCCGAGGGTAGAGAATGGCCATAAACCGGATGAAAACCAAGTATCAAGGACATCCGGGTCTTGTTCTAATTGGACATTTTCCCCAAATTGCGCGATCGCTTTTGCCTTAGCTTCTGCCTCAGATTTGGCTACGACAAACGGGGTATTATCGGTAATATTTCCGCAGGTTTCACTCACCGCATACCAAGCGGGAATTTGATGACCCCACCATAGTTGTCGGGAAATACACCAATCTTTTAATTTTACCAACCAATCGCGATAAACTTTTGTCCAGCGATCGGGGATAAACACGGGTAAATTACCCTCATCTAATGCTTTGAGAGTAGGTTGAGAAAGCGCCTCAATTTTCACAAACCATTGGGTAGAAATTAACGGTTCAACCGCCACCTTACCGCGATCGCTATAAGGAACCGAATGACTA encodes:
- a CDS encoding valine--tRNA ligase, which codes for MTSTIPNLPSQYDPTTTEAKWQEYWESQHIFKADPNHSGEPYCIVIPPPNITGRLHMGHAFNNTLIDVLTRYHRMRGRNTLYLPGTDHASIATQTILEKQLREEGKTRDDLGREKFLERAWQWKAESGGAIVNQLRRLGVSVDWTRERFTMDEGLSKAVLEAFVSLYEQGLIYRGQYLVNWCPASQSAVSDLEVEQKEVNGHLWHFRYPLTDGSGFLEVATTRPETMLGDTGVAVNPNDDRYQHLIGKTITLPIMGREIPIIADELVDPAFGTGCVKVTPAHDPNDFEMGKRHHLPFINIMNKDGSLNQNAGSFVGQDRFEARKNVVQRLEADGYLVKIEDYSHSVPYSDRGKVAVEPLISTQWFVKIEALSQPTLKALDEGNLPVFIPDRWTKVYRDWLVKLKDWCISRQLWWGHQIPAWYAVSETCGNITDNTPFVVAKSEAEAKAKAIAQFGENVQLEQDPDVLDTWFSSGLWPFSTLGWPEKTPDLNTYFPTTTLVTGFDIIFFWVARMTMMSQHFMGQIPFKDVYIHGLVLDENGKKMSKSAGNGIDPLLLIDKYGTDALRYTLVKEVAGAGQDIRLEYNRQTDESISVEASRNFCNKLWNASRFVMMYLQGQTPQQLGTPASDRLELCDRWLLSRYHQTIAQTANYIDQYGLGEAAKGLYEFIWGDFCDWYIELVKPRLQGEDVASKQVAQQIIAQVLEGILKLMHPFMPHITEEIWQTLTQAEGGKSLATQAYPALQNDLINPQLEQEFELVIGTIRTIRNLRAEADIKPGIKANITLQSDSESERNILNRGQNYLQLLGKVEELTITAALAKEPTQSIASVVGTVQVIMPLAGVIDVAAFKAKMEKKLAKLEGEIKSINSRLSNPKFVDKAPADVVQGAKDALAEAEKQAEILRDRLRGFQQ
- a CDS encoding NB-ARC domain-containing protein translates to MGTLKASELGLQRIQQARKESGRKRDDAEWLVAASEVLDPESEWLLGGPYAEGCSEATWRRFLAGSPVTVPAFKAFCQVLGFDWRSIADRPGADLEEFSDGQYIDWDSCPEVGIFYDRTLELTQMSEWIGEENCRLIAILGMGGIGKTTMAIQLAKQLQYRFKIVIWRSLQYAPPLEKFIPNLLKSIPNYQTKKALPDTLESSINRLVELCNSHRCLIIIDGLESLLSNNDLAGKYRPGYEDYAKLFHQIGALPHQSCFVITSHEKPREIVKLEGHKRPVRCLKISGLQKRAARQLLQEQGLVEEPEWDILIQRYRGNPLALKIIADTILELFNGKSSEFIQQNTIFVGQLSEVLDRQFERLSEIEKKVIYRIATAESPVTISQMRDKISPAVSHSQILEVLESLARRSLIEKITEKTSDSDPVMFTLQPVVMKYIVNQFKHIFQ
- a CDS encoding protein kinase encodes the protein MLSTGMRVQNRYIIVEKLGSGGFGEVFAVRDEKSCHKVKVIKVLKVLNLDNIPASEKDKAIALFQREAKVLSYLNHPGIPKVEPQGYFTIENDQETIHCLVMEKIAGENLLTWLKQRDRQPIASSLAIDWLKQLLEILQELHQNHYFHRDIKPENIMLQPNGKLVLIDFGGVRQINNTYLVKLGEDREHTRLMSPEGYTPIEQINGKAVPQSDFFALGRTMVHLLTGIVPINLPENETNGDLIWRDRASEIPDKLADLLDEMMALFPRERPSSTEVILSRLNDLASLEGLECFKSGDSAGKIIPFKDIIEKILKAKKAIASVILLLTALGFVWHFASNKLAVESNKLAVEMNKVGILYHKNQQFNRAKSYYQIAILLKSDYDQAYYNLGSLYEDQNDIDSAIRQYEEAMKYQNATAYNNRGRIELFYALDQNCHRAASLFLEGLKIVTNNSVKYALLTNLGRAQLCLDAYEKAKKSLEEAIAINGDRPEAYCILAPVMDYLKNESATKDALAKCPIYSIRLRELDNWLKEK